In Ovis canadensis isolate MfBH-ARS-UI-01 breed Bighorn chromosome 3, ARS-UI_OviCan_v2, whole genome shotgun sequence, one DNA window encodes the following:
- the OR1K1 gene encoding LOW QUALITY PROTEIN: olfactory receptor 1K1 (The sequence of the model RefSeq protein was modified relative to this genomic sequence to represent the inferred CDS: substituted 1 base at 1 genomic stop codon) — MDAANESSEGSPFILLGLTTNPSQQRPLFVLFLVLYVAGILGNGLIVAAIXASPALHTPMYFLLAHLSFADLCFTSVMVPKMLANLLAHNRSISLAGCLTQMYFFFALGVTDSCLLAAMAYDRYVAIRHPLHYATRMSRAVCTALVGTAWLVSHVHSLLHILLMARLSFCASHQVPHFFCDHQPLLRLSCSDTRHIQLLIFTEGAAVVVTPFLLILASYGAIAAAVLRLPSAAGRLRAVSTCGSHLAVVGLFYGTVIAVYFRPTSRYEAEQGRVATVMYTVVTPMLNPVIYSLRNRDVQGALRALFTR; from the coding sequence ATGGACGCTGCCAATGAGTCTTCAGAAGGAAGCCCATTCATCCTACTGGGACTAACAACAAATCCCAGCCAGCAGCGACCTCTTTTCGTGCTCTTCTTGGTCCTCTATGTGGCGGGCATCCTAGGTAATGGACTCATCGTGGCTGCCATCTGAGCCAGTCCAGCCCTTCACACTCCCATGTACTTCCTGCTGGCCCACCTGTCCTTTGCTGACCTCTGCTTTACCTCCGTCATGGTACCTAAGATGCTGGCCAACCTGCTGGCCCACAACCGCTCCATCTCCCTGGCTGGCTGTCTGACCCAGATGTACTTCTTCTTCGCCCTGGGTGTAACTGACAGCTGCCTCCTGGCtgccatggcctatgaccgctacgtGGCCATCCGGCACCCCCTCCACTATGCCACAAGGATGTCCCGGGCTGTGTGCACAGCCCTGGTGGGGACAGCGTGGCTCGTGTCCCACGTCCACTCCCTCCTGCATATCCTGCTTATGGCCCGCCTGTCCTTCTGTGCCTCCCACCAAGTGCCCCACTTCTTCTGCGACCACCAGCCTCTCTTAAGGCTCTCCTGCTCTGACACCCGGCACATCCAGCTGCTCATCTTCACCGAGGGTGCCGCAGTGGTGGTCACTCCCTTCCTGCTCATCCTCGCCTCCTACGGGGCCATTGCAGCTGCGGTGCTCCGGCTGCCGTCTGCCGCGGGGAGGCTCCGGGCTGTGTCCACCTGTGGCTCCCACCTGGCCGTGGTGGGCCTCTTCTACGGGACAGTCATCGCAGTCTACTTCCGGCCCACGTCCCGGTATGAGGCCGAGCAGGGCCGTGTGGCCACCGTCATGTACACCGTGGTCACGCCCATGCTGAACCCGGTCATCTATAGCCTCCGGAACCGTGATGTGCAGGGGGCACTCAGAGCCCTTTTCACTCGGTGA
- the LOC138436633 gene encoding chromobox protein homolog 1 produces MGKKQNKKKVEEVLEEEEEEYVVEKVLDRRVVKGKVEYLLKWKGFSDEDNTWEPEENLDCPDLIAEFLQSQKTAHETDKSEGGKRKADSDSEDKGEESKPKKKKEESEKPRGFARGLEPERIIGATDSSGELMFLMKWKNSDEADLVPAKEANVKCPQVVISFYEERLTWHSYPSEDDDKKDDKN; encoded by the coding sequence atggggaaaaaacaaaacaagaagaaagtggaggaggtgctagaagaagaggaagaagaatatgTGGTGGAAAAAGTTCTAGACCGTCGAGTGGTAAAGGGCAAAGTGGAGTATCTCCTAAAGTGGAAGGGCTTCTCAGATGAGGATAACACATGGGAACCAGAAGAGAACCTGGATTGCCCTGATCTCATTGCTGAGTTTCTGCAGTCACAGAAAACAGCACACGAGACAGATAAATCAGAGGGAGGCAAGCGCAAAGCTGATTCTGATTCAGAAGATAAGGGGGAGGAGAGCAaaccaaagaagaagaaagaagagtcaGAAAAGCCACGAGGCTTTGCCCGGGGTTTGGAACCAGAGCGGATTATTGGAGCTACGGACTCCAGTGGAGAACTCATGTTCCTAATGAAATGGAAGAACTCTGATGAGGCTGATCTGGTCCCTGCCAAGGAAGCCAATGTCAAGTGCCCACAGGTTGTCATATCCTTCTATGAGGAAAGGCTGACGTGGCATTCTTACCCCTCAGAGGATGATGACAAAAAAGATGATAAGAATTAA
- the OR5C1 gene encoding olfactory receptor 5C1 yields the protein MTPENFTWAWGAPAEFILLGITDRWDLRLTLFLIFLPVYLVSLLGNAGMVLLIHVDAQLHTPMYFFLANLSLLDACYSSAIGPKMLVDQLLPRASIPYAACVLQMFLFAGLADAECCLLAAMAYDRYVAIGNPLLYTTAMSRRLCLVLLGASGLGGAVSAMVHTTFTFHLSFCGSREVNSFFCDIPPLLAISCNDTSLNELLLFAVCGFIQTATVSAIAVSYGFIAGAVIRMRSAASRWRAASTCGSHLTAVAMLYGTLIFMYLRPSSSYALDTDKMASVFYTLVIPALNPLIYSLRNKEVKEALRRTWSRCCGPWWRHQ from the coding sequence ATGACACCTGAGAACTTCACCTGGGCCTGGGGTGCCCCTGCTGAGTTCATCCTCCTGGGCATCACGGACCGCTGGGACCTGCGCCTGACCCTCTTCCTCATCTTCCTGCCCGTCTACCTGGTGAGCTTGCTGGGAAACGCAGGCATGGTGCTGCTGATCCACGTAGACGCCCAGCTCCACacacccatgtacttcttcctggcCAACCTCTCCCTGCTAGATGCCTGCTATTCCTCAGCCATCGGCCCCAAGATGCTTGTGGACCAACTGTTGCCTCGCGCCAGCATCCCTTACGCAGCCTGTGTCCTCCAAATGTTCCTGTTTGCAGGGCTGGCCGATGCCGAGTGTTGCCTGCTGGCagccatggcctatgaccgctacgtGGCCATCGGAAACCCTCTTCTCTACACGACGGCCATGTCCCGGCGTCTGTGCCTGGTCTTGCTGGGAGCCTCCGGCCTGGGCGGGGCAGTGAGCGCCATGGTCCACACGACCTTCACCTTCCACCTGAGCTTCTGCGGCTCCCGGGAGGTGAACAGCTTCTTCTGCGATATTCCCCCCCTGCTGGCCATTTCCTGCAACGACACCAGTCTCAATGAACTCCTCCTCTTCGCCGTCTGTGGCTTCATCCAGACAGCCACCGTGTCGGCCATCGCCGTGTCCTACGGGTTCATCGCCGGCGCTGTGATCCGCATGCGCTCGGCCGCGAGCCGGTGGCGAGCAGCCTCGACCTGCGGCTCCCACCTCACGGCTGTGGCCATGCTGTACGGGACACTCATCTTCATGTACCTGCGTCCCAGCTCCAGCTACGCCCTGGACACGGACAAGATGGCCTCCGTGTTCTACACCCTTGTCATCCCAGCTCTCAACCCACTCATCTACAGCCTCCGCAACAAAGAGGTCAAGGAGGCGCTCAGAAGGACTTGGAGCCgatgctgcggtccatggtggAGGCACCAGTGA